Proteins encoded within one genomic window of Nonomuraea gerenzanensis:
- a CDS encoding phage baseplate protein has protein sequence MTIPPFPVTRRGLLKAGAAVAAATTLAPPQTASAAATTLAPARAASAAEGRFELTAPSTSLIWRKALYDETVMQSFAIDSAHGHLYTVQLKNGAGSDAAGHLCLTKLDLSGTILGHMYLMGFGHGVQIGVEPSGSAAYLWTETDGVPNSEGSSRGTRLCRFRFADGQTLTTSSAALTTYAPIAGATNTTCTIDPSTDRLVMRYRAGGSFRLAAFTLASVKAGAPQQVYDIAQPGGLGTFQGYAAYGDFVYLLTGDSYDISPPPGNTYLTCLDLRTGEQVQRARSVAGKSLDFREPEGMGIQLVSGAPRLCLGLASEPGPRLASIFYKSAFV, from the coding sequence ATGACGATCCCCCCGTTCCCGGTCACCCGCAGAGGACTGCTCAAGGCGGGCGCCGCGGTCGCCGCCGCCACGACGCTCGCGCCCCCACAGACCGCATCCGCCGCCGCCACCACGCTCGCGCCCGCGCGGGCCGCTTCCGCCGCGGAGGGCCGCTTCGAGCTGACCGCCCCGTCCACGTCGCTGATCTGGCGCAAGGCCCTGTACGACGAGACCGTCATGCAGTCGTTCGCCATCGACAGCGCCCACGGTCACCTCTACACCGTCCAGCTCAAGAACGGCGCGGGCTCCGACGCGGCCGGCCACCTCTGCCTGACCAAGCTCGACCTGTCGGGCACGATCCTCGGCCACATGTACCTCATGGGCTTCGGCCACGGCGTGCAGATCGGCGTGGAGCCGTCCGGCTCGGCCGCCTACCTGTGGACGGAGACCGACGGGGTGCCCAACTCCGAGGGCAGCTCCCGGGGCACCAGGCTGTGCCGCTTCAGGTTCGCCGACGGGCAGACGCTGACCACGTCGTCGGCGGCGCTCACCACGTACGCGCCGATCGCCGGCGCGACCAACACCACGTGCACGATCGACCCGTCGACCGACCGGCTGGTGATGCGCTACCGGGCCGGCGGCTCGTTCCGCCTGGCCGCCTTCACGCTGGCCTCGGTCAAGGCGGGCGCGCCGCAGCAGGTGTACGACATCGCCCAGCCCGGCGGCCTGGGGACGTTCCAGGGCTACGCGGCCTACGGGGACTTCGTCTATCTCCTCACCGGCGACTCCTACGACATCAGCCCGCCTCCCGGCAACACGTACCTCACCTGCCTGGACCTGCGGACCGGGGAGCAGGTGCAGCGGGCCAGGAGCGTGGCGGGCAAGTCGCTGGACTTCCGTGAGCCGGAGGGCATGGGCATCCAGCTCGTCTCCGGGGCGC
- a CDS encoding calcium-binding protein yields MFRARRYFAALALTTAALGATAALAAPAQAAGATARVVGGIVIIQGTTGNDSIDVVQSGNSVRISSVLHSVTSGGAPCVQLGAVVSCPATQLSVQARMGSGDDVVRVSSTTIDTTLIGNDGVDRLSGGSDRDFLDGGPGNDFLSGNAGVDSAQGGTGVDSCTAETEVNCES; encoded by the coding sequence ATGTTCCGTGCCCGTCGGTACTTCGCCGCTCTCGCGCTGACCACCGCCGCCCTCGGCGCCACGGCCGCCCTGGCGGCACCCGCCCAGGCGGCCGGTGCCACGGCCAGGGTGGTCGGCGGCATCGTGATCATCCAGGGCACGACCGGCAACGACAGCATCGACGTCGTCCAGTCCGGGAACAGCGTGCGGATCAGCTCCGTGCTGCACTCGGTCACCTCGGGCGGCGCCCCCTGCGTCCAGTTGGGGGCCGTCGTGTCGTGCCCGGCCACGCAGCTGTCGGTCCAGGCCAGGATGGGGTCCGGTGACGACGTCGTGCGCGTCAGCTCCACCACCATCGACACGACCCTGATCGGCAACGACGGGGTCGACCGGCTCTCCGGCGGCTCCGACAGGGACTTCCTCGACGGCGGCCCCGGCAACGACTTCCTGTCCGGCAACGCCGGCGTGGACAGCGCCCAGGGCGGCACCGGGGTCGACTCGTGCACGGCCGAGACCGAGGTCAACTGCGAGAGCTGA
- a CDS encoding discoidin domain-containing protein yields MNRSIPAMAAALALTALLAPAPAAADEPGARRIAFRPAMPIPATYRLDCDGDRPGSTCTVVTTAKPRPGQVAEFSTTVRSGDRVWARDTVYSRESQVRSRPFVLPEQAVTVDVKASTMPEQFVGTPLRLMAWNLFVGGTINRQETTGENLTQMIEYIDEVDPDVFFVVEAYGSGQKILDGLNAGRPEGDRFSAVRLTTPEDYSANGDNLWLYTKLKIEKVYPRYADADISSFNLGGARLGLPNGGHVHAFSMWTWHDGWSPGDTHTAAIENLHGFPRTKTDEQILQNDHQRRMAMGKAILDKAIPSFIGDDDAPVLMGGDLNALPYLDWTEQFANARGHGGLTLPWPYTKLYTDAGFIDTFRHANPDAGRYPGRTFSPLSGFTATPGRIDYVWARGRDVRVLGSRTDVRRLPRHQDSRLDQPFPFYSDHGSVITDVLIRGRGTGPDRPPVNEEPASAQEVWRTTPAGVRVPPAELSATATTFKPGIGDPGNAVDGNPLTDYHSYYPEVAPQPHYITVDLGRVRTLSAVRFQPKLRSNMNGTILEGVVQVSTDGTTFTDVKRVEWPRLTEPNDVGMDGVTARYVRLRVDYGMGGASALSEIIPYEAGD; encoded by the coding sequence ATGAACAGATCCATCCCTGCCATGGCCGCCGCGCTGGCCCTCACCGCGTTACTCGCCCCGGCGCCCGCCGCCGCCGACGAGCCCGGGGCGCGGCGGATCGCCTTCCGGCCCGCCATGCCGATCCCCGCCACCTACCGGCTCGACTGCGACGGCGACCGTCCCGGCAGCACCTGCACGGTCGTGACGACCGCCAAGCCGCGCCCGGGCCAGGTGGCGGAGTTCAGCACCACGGTCAGGAGCGGTGACCGGGTCTGGGCCCGTGACACCGTCTACAGCCGCGAGAGCCAGGTGCGCAGCCGGCCCTTCGTGCTGCCGGAGCAGGCCGTGACGGTGGACGTCAAGGCCAGCACCATGCCCGAGCAGTTCGTCGGCACGCCGCTGCGGCTGATGGCGTGGAACCTGTTCGTCGGCGGCACGATCAACCGCCAGGAGACGACGGGTGAGAACCTGACGCAGATGATCGAGTACATCGACGAGGTCGATCCCGACGTCTTCTTCGTGGTCGAGGCGTACGGATCCGGCCAGAAGATCCTCGACGGGCTCAACGCCGGACGGCCGGAGGGCGACCGCTTCTCCGCCGTGCGGCTGACCACGCCGGAGGACTACAGCGCCAACGGCGACAACCTGTGGCTCTACACCAAGCTCAAGATCGAGAAGGTCTACCCGCGCTACGCCGACGCCGACATCTCCTCCTTCAACCTGGGCGGCGCCCGGCTGGGCCTGCCGAACGGCGGCCACGTGCACGCCTTCAGCATGTGGACCTGGCACGACGGCTGGAGCCCCGGCGACACCCACACCGCGGCCATCGAGAACCTGCACGGCTTCCCCCGGACGAAGACCGACGAGCAGATCCTGCAGAACGACCACCAGCGCCGCATGGCCATGGGCAAGGCCATCCTGGACAAGGCCATCCCGTCGTTCATCGGCGACGACGACGCCCCGGTGCTCATGGGCGGCGACCTCAACGCCCTGCCGTACCTGGACTGGACCGAGCAGTTCGCGAACGCGCGCGGGCACGGAGGGCTGACGCTGCCGTGGCCGTACACCAAGCTGTACACCGACGCGGGCTTCATCGACACCTTCCGCCACGCCAACCCCGACGCCGGGCGCTACCCGGGCCGCACCTTCAGCCCGCTGAGCGGCTTCACCGCCACGCCCGGCCGCATCGACTACGTCTGGGCGCGCGGCAGGGACGTGCGCGTCCTCGGCTCCCGCACGGACGTGCGGCGCCTGCCCCGGCACCAGGACAGCCGGCTCGACCAGCCCTTCCCGTTCTACTCCGACCACGGCTCCGTCATCACCGACGTGCTGATCCGCGGCAGGGGGACGGGCCCCGACCGGCCCCCGGTCAACGAGGAGCCGGCGAGCGCGCAGGAGGTCTGGCGCACGACCCCTGCCGGTGTCCGCGTGCCGCCGGCCGAGCTCAGCGCGACCGCGACCACGTTCAAGCCGGGCATCGGCGACCCGGGCAACGCCGTGGACGGCAACCCGCTGACCGACTACCACTCCTACTACCCGGAGGTCGCGCCGCAGCCCCACTACATCACGGTCGACCTGGGCAGGGTCAGGACCTTGTCCGCGGTGCGGTTCCAGCCCAAGCTGCGCTCCAACATGAACGGCACCATCCTCGAGGGCGTGGTGCAGGTCAGCACCGACGGCACGACGTTCACCGACGTCAAGCGGGTCGAGTGGCCGCGCCTGACGGAGCCGAACGACGTCGGCATGGACGGCGTCACGGCCAGGTACGTGCGGCTGCGGGTGGACTACGGCATGGGCGGGGCCTCCGCCCTGTCCGAGATCATCCCGTACGAGGCCGGCGACTAA
- a CDS encoding endonuclease/exonuclease/phosphatase family protein — MRLFVPRLAVALSLAMLLTPAPAVLAATESAGPGQVRLECDGNQPGSTCTMVATSRPPGPRHVTEFVMTARSGEHVWARDTVHSRDGRARSRPFVLPAEKVTADVSVTKLRDKRVGTPLRLMAWNLFVGGTINGQEKTGENLKQLIEYIDEVDPDVLFVVEGYGSGQKILDGLNAGRPTGERFSGAQLTRPEDYSVNGDNLWLYTKLDIEQVYPRYADADITSFNLGGARLGLPDGRHVHAFSMWTWHDLSANWDGHEAAVQNLYGLPRTKTDEQLLQDDHYRRVAMGKAILDKALPSFIGDDDAPVLMGGDLNAWPHLDWTEQFKNARGHAGMVLPWPMTSLFTAAGFVDTFRYANPDAGRHPGRTWSPLSGYRSAPARIDYIFTRGKDVRVLGSRIDDRRLPAHQGSTLDRTYPFYSDHSAVVTDVLIRGAGTGPDRQVVADEPENTPGVWPATPAGTRVPPAELSATATTFKPGAGDPSRAVDGDLTTDYHSDYPEIAPQPHYITVDLGRVRTLSAVRFQPKLRYDMNGTVLKGMVQVGDDGTTFRDVKQVEWPRMTAPNDVGMDGVTARYVRLRVDHGMGGASALAEIIPYELTS; from the coding sequence ATGCGCTTATTCGTCCCTCGCCTCGCCGTCGCCCTCTCCCTCGCCATGCTGCTCACCCCGGCCCCCGCGGTCCTCGCGGCCACCGAGTCAGCCGGTCCCGGCCAGGTCCGCCTGGAATGTGACGGCAACCAGCCCGGCAGCACCTGCACCATGGTGGCGACCAGCAGGCCGCCAGGCCCTCGGCACGTGACGGAGTTCGTCATGACGGCCAGGAGCGGCGAGCACGTCTGGGCGAGGGACACCGTCCACAGCCGCGACGGGCGGGCGCGCAGCCGTCCGTTCGTGCTGCCCGCGGAGAAGGTGACGGCCGACGTCTCCGTCACGAAGCTCCGGGACAAGCGCGTGGGGACCCCGCTCCGGCTGATGGCGTGGAACCTCTTCGTCGGCGGCACGATCAACGGCCAGGAGAAGACAGGCGAGAACCTCAAGCAGCTGATCGAGTACATCGACGAGGTCGATCCCGACGTCCTGTTCGTGGTCGAAGGGTACGGCTCCGGCCAGAAGATCCTCGACGGGCTGAACGCCGGGCGGCCCACCGGCGAGCGGTTCTCCGGCGCGCAGCTCACCCGGCCGGAGGACTACAGCGTCAACGGCGACAACCTGTGGCTCTACACCAAGCTCGACATCGAGCAGGTCTACCCCCGCTACGCCGACGCCGACATCACCTCCTTCAACCTCGGCGGCGCCCGGCTGGGCCTGCCCGACGGCCGGCATGTGCACGCCTTCAGCATGTGGACCTGGCACGACCTGTCCGCCAACTGGGACGGCCACGAGGCCGCCGTGCAGAACCTCTACGGCCTGCCCAGGACCAAGACCGACGAGCAGCTCCTCCAGGACGACCACTACCGCCGCGTCGCCATGGGCAAGGCCATCCTCGACAAGGCGCTGCCGTCCTTCATCGGCGACGACGACGCGCCCGTGCTCATGGGCGGCGACCTCAACGCCTGGCCGCACCTGGACTGGACCGAGCAGTTCAAGAACGCCCGCGGGCACGCCGGCATGGTGCTGCCGTGGCCGATGACCAGCCTGTTCACCGCCGCAGGCTTCGTCGACACCTTCCGCTACGCCAACCCCGACGCCGGCCGTCACCCCGGCCGCACCTGGAGCCCGCTGAGCGGCTACCGCTCCGCACCCGCGCGCATCGACTACATCTTCACCCGCGGCAAGGACGTCCGTGTGCTCGGCTCCCGCATCGACGACCGCCGCCTGCCCGCGCACCAGGGCAGCACCCTCGACCGGACCTACCCCTTCTACTCCGACCACAGCGCGGTCGTCACCGACGTGCTGATCCGCGGCGCGGGCACGGGGCCTGACCGGCAGGTCGTCGCCGACGAGCCCGAGAACACCCCCGGCGTCTGGCCCGCCACCCCGGCCGGCACCCGGGTCCCCCCTGCCGAGCTCAGCGCGACGGCGACCACCTTCAAGCCCGGCGCCGGCGACCCGTCCAGGGCGGTCGACGGCGACCTCACGACCGACTACCACTCCGACTACCCCGAGATCGCACCGCAGCCGCACTACATCACGGTCGACCTCGGGCGCGTGCGGACGCTGTCAGCGGTCCGGTTCCAGCCCAAGCTCCGCTACGACATGAACGGCACCGTCCTGAAGGGGATGGTGCAGGTCGGCGACGACGGCACCACGTTCAGGGACGTCAAGCAGGTCGAGTGGCCGCGCATGACGGCGCCGAACGACGTCGGCATGGACGGCGTCACGGCCAGGTACGTGCGGCTGCGGGTGGACCACGGCATGGGCGGGGCCTCCGCCCTCGCGGAGATCATCCCGTACGAGCTCACCTCCTAG
- a CDS encoding ROK family transcriptional regulator yields the protein MQVSGGDLQRLRQLNSLNSIRALREAPGPLTLTELATLTGLSRNSVIDVIADLRERGWIAEVEPASGGMGRPAKRYRFRADAGRVLGIDIGVHKVLAVVTDLAGRTLSSGRVAVDADTTQRDRLRAMWRAVDAALVAAGLDDCDLWGVAVGSIGVVNREGMVTRVKALPDWEGVDLAGHLGQRLSCPTTVENDSKLAALAEQRLGVAAGVHDLVYLHAGRRPGAALILNGRLHHGFSGATGEVGLMEMTGWRTMASHLEDAPAAEGSTPEDAAGRVFTAARAGDPGALAAVDTYAHHLALGTAAMVLTLDPELVVLGGGFSRSADVLLPALRRALEPHCLRVPDIRPSTLGEECVALGAACLALDHVDEHFFSPDGSISRPAAPQRLA from the coding sequence GTGCAGGTCAGCGGTGGGGACCTTCAGCGGCTGCGTCAGCTCAACTCGCTGAACAGCATCCGGGCCCTGCGCGAGGCGCCGGGCCCGCTGACCCTCACCGAGCTGGCCACGCTGACCGGGCTGTCGCGCAACTCCGTCATCGACGTCATCGCCGACCTGCGCGAACGCGGCTGGATCGCCGAGGTCGAGCCCGCCTCCGGCGGCATGGGCCGCCCCGCCAAGCGGTACCGCTTCCGCGCCGACGCCGGCCGCGTGCTCGGCATCGACATCGGGGTCCACAAGGTCCTCGCCGTCGTCACCGACCTCGCCGGCCGGACCCTGTCCAGCGGCAGGGTCGCCGTGGACGCGGACACCACCCAGCGCGATCGGCTGCGAGCCATGTGGCGGGCCGTGGACGCCGCGCTCGTCGCCGCCGGCCTGGACGACTGCGACCTGTGGGGCGTCGCCGTCGGCAGCATCGGCGTGGTCAACAGGGAAGGCATGGTCACCCGCGTCAAGGCGCTGCCCGACTGGGAGGGGGTCGACCTGGCCGGCCACCTCGGGCAGCGCTTGTCCTGCCCGACCACCGTCGAGAACGACAGCAAGCTCGCCGCGCTCGCCGAGCAGCGGCTGGGCGTCGCGGCGGGCGTCCACGACCTGGTCTACCTGCACGCCGGCCGGCGGCCCGGCGCCGCGCTCATCCTCAACGGCCGCCTGCACCACGGCTTCAGCGGCGCCACCGGCGAGGTCGGGCTCATGGAGATGACCGGCTGGCGCACCATGGCCTCCCACTTGGAGGACGCGCCCGCCGCCGAGGGCAGCACGCCCGAGGACGCCGCCGGGCGCGTCTTCACGGCCGCCCGCGCCGGTGACCCCGGCGCCCTCGCGGCCGTCGACACCTACGCCCACCACCTCGCGCTCGGCACCGCGGCCATGGTCCTGACGCTGGACCCGGAGCTGGTCGTGCTCGGCGGCGGCTTCTCCCGCTCGGCCGACGTCCTGCTGCCCGCCCTGCGCCGCGCCCTCGAACCTCACTGCCTGCGCGTCCCCGACATCCGGCCCTCCACGCTCGGCGAGGAATGCGTCGCGCTCGGCGCCGCCTGCCTGGCCCTGGACCACGTGGACGAGCACTTCTTCTCACCCGACGGCTCGATCTCGCGCCCGGCCGCGCCCCAGCGGCTCGCCTGA
- a CDS encoding Gfo/Idh/MocA family protein produces MSVTLAIVGAGARGQIYARAAVADGRARIVAVADPDPARRDALADEHGLPEEARFPGWAELAAAPKRADAVVIATQDRLHAGPAVAFAELGYAILLEKPMAPTEREARGIVEAVERTGVVFAVCHVLRYTAYTRAFKELVGGGRLGTVSSVQHLEPVGWWHMAHSFVRGSWRSEAESGPMLLTKSCHDLDWLLHLVQDEPVSVASFGSLTHFRQENRPQGAGGRCVTCAVEPACPYSAKRLYLGCLGDPDREFWPLGPVTSDATPAGVTHALETGPYGRCVYDCDNDVVDQQVVMLEFARGATVSFTMTAFTPLEHRRTRVFGTHGYAEGDGRTIRVVDFTTGAEEIVDTGTTAGASLADGHGGGDLGLVGAFIDAVEAGDQAPLGAGAADALAGHLVVWAAERARERRTVEAL; encoded by the coding sequence ATGAGCGTGACCTTAGCCATCGTCGGGGCAGGAGCCCGCGGCCAGATCTACGCCAGGGCGGCCGTCGCCGACGGCAGGGCCCGGATCGTCGCCGTGGCCGATCCCGACCCGGCCAGGCGGGACGCCCTGGCCGACGAGCACGGCCTGCCGGAGGAGGCCCGCTTCCCGGGCTGGGCCGAGCTGGCCGCCGCGCCGAAGCGGGCCGACGCCGTGGTCATCGCCACGCAGGACCGCCTGCACGCCGGGCCGGCCGTGGCCTTCGCCGAGCTGGGTTACGCCATTCTCCTGGAGAAGCCCATGGCGCCCACCGAGCGGGAGGCCCGCGGGATCGTCGAGGCCGTCGAGCGCACCGGCGTCGTCTTCGCCGTCTGCCACGTGCTGCGCTACACCGCCTACACCAGGGCTTTCAAGGAGCTCGTCGGCGGTGGCCGGCTGGGCACGGTCTCCAGCGTCCAGCACCTGGAGCCGGTCGGGTGGTGGCACATGGCCCACTCCTTCGTCCGGGGCTCCTGGCGCAGCGAGGCCGAGTCGGGGCCGATGCTGCTGACCAAGTCGTGCCACGACCTCGACTGGCTGCTGCACCTCGTCCAGGACGAGCCCGTCAGCGTGGCCTCCTTCGGCTCGCTGACCCACTTCCGGCAGGAGAACCGGCCGCAGGGCGCGGGCGGGCGCTGCGTCACCTGCGCCGTCGAGCCCGCCTGCCCCTACTCCGCCAAGCGGCTCTACCTCGGCTGCCTCGGCGACCCGGACCGGGAGTTCTGGCCACTGGGGCCCGTCACCTCCGACGCCACGCCGGCCGGCGTCACCCACGCCCTGGAGACCGGCCCGTACGGCCGCTGCGTCTACGACTGCGACAACGACGTGGTGGACCAGCAGGTCGTCATGCTGGAGTTCGCGCGCGGCGCCACCGTGTCGTTCACGATGACCGCCTTCACCCCGCTGGAACACCGCAGGACCAGGGTCTTCGGCACGCACGGCTACGCCGAGGGCGACGGCAGGACCATCAGGGTCGTCGACTTCACGACCGGCGCCGAGGAGATCGTCGACACCGGGACGACGGCGGGCGCCTCGCTGGCCGACGGCCACGGGGGCGGCGACCTGGGCCTCGTGGGGGCCTTCATCGACGCCGTGGAGGCCGGTGACCAGGCGCCGCTCGGGGCCGGCGCGGCCGACGCGCTCGCCGGGCACCTCGTCGTCTGGGCTGCCGAGCGGGCCCGCGAGCGCCGGACGGTGGAGGCCCTGTGA
- a CDS encoding beta-N-acetylhexosaminidase — MTTIPAPRRLVPADGRFVLTAATRLTAEPRLDRAAAWLRAVLGPATGLPLPEGPGGIEIRLGEGLGPEEYRLTVTAASVLIEAAAPAGAFYGAQTLRQLLDPAAFRAGRTGERAWSVPAVRIADAPRYAWRGCLIDVARHFLTKNDLLRYVDLLAAHKLNVLHLHLTDDQGWRLQIRKYPRLTEVGAWRRESPRGHVRHGLSDGRPHGGFYSQDDIREIVSYAADRFVTVVPEIDLPGHTQAAIAAYPELGNLGTPLDVRTEWGVGENVINVSDETIAFFLNVLDEVLELFPGEYVCVGGDEVPKTQWNDSLPAKERMRELGLRDAEELQSWLMRHFTDYLLARGRKPLGWDELLEGGLPPGVTVAAWRGDRCATLAARAGHDVVVSPFAETYLDFRQAGGEQEPVPIGSVTSLRAVHAFDPVPAGLSQEERTRILGAQAALWTEHIDSPRLLDYMAFPRLAAFAEAVWSGGGDFEDFLARLATHEKRLDALGVEYRPAGGPRPWQQRPDAPGHPVSRAAIDDKLAAWTANLRP; from the coding sequence GTGACCACCATCCCGGCGCCCCGCCGCCTCGTCCCGGCGGACGGGCGCTTCGTCCTCACGGCCGCGACCCGGCTGACCGCCGAGCCGCGGCTGGACAGGGCCGCGGCCTGGCTGCGCGCGGTCCTCGGCCCGGCCACCGGCCTGCCGCTGCCCGAGGGCCCCGGCGGGATCGAGATCCGGCTCGGCGAAGGGCTCGGGCCGGAGGAGTACCGGCTCACGGTCACGGCCGCGTCGGTGCTGATCGAGGCCGCCGCCCCGGCCGGCGCGTTCTACGGGGCCCAGACGTTGCGCCAGCTCCTCGATCCGGCCGCGTTCCGCGCCGGCCGCACGGGGGAGCGGGCCTGGAGCGTCCCCGCCGTCAGGATCGCCGACGCGCCCCGGTACGCCTGGCGCGGCTGCCTCATCGACGTGGCCCGCCACTTCCTGACCAAGAACGACCTGCTGCGCTACGTGGACCTGCTCGCCGCGCACAAGCTGAACGTCCTGCACCTGCACCTGACCGACGACCAGGGCTGGCGGCTGCAGATCAGGAAGTACCCGAGGCTGACCGAGGTCGGTGCGTGGCGGCGCGAGTCGCCCCGGGGCCACGTCCGGCACGGCCTGTCCGACGGCCGCCCGCACGGCGGCTTCTACAGCCAGGACGACATCAGGGAGATCGTCTCCTACGCGGCGGACCGGTTCGTCACGGTCGTCCCGGAGATCGACCTGCCCGGCCACACCCAGGCCGCCATCGCCGCCTACCCGGAGCTGGGCAACCTCGGCACGCCGCTGGACGTACGGACGGAATGGGGAGTCGGCGAGAACGTGATCAACGTCTCCGACGAGACCATCGCCTTCTTCCTCAACGTCCTCGACGAGGTGCTGGAGCTCTTCCCCGGCGAGTACGTCTGCGTCGGCGGCGACGAGGTGCCCAAGACCCAGTGGAACGACAGCCTGCCCGCCAAGGAGCGCATGCGGGAGCTCGGCCTGCGCGACGCCGAGGAACTGCAGAGCTGGCTCATGCGCCACTTCACCGACTACCTGCTCGCCAGGGGCCGCAAGCCGCTCGGCTGGGACGAACTGCTGGAGGGCGGCCTGCCTCCGGGGGTCACCGTGGCGGCGTGGCGCGGCGACAGGTGCGCGACGCTGGCCGCGCGGGCCGGCCACGACGTGGTCGTCTCGCCGTTCGCCGAGACCTACCTGGACTTCCGGCAGGCCGGCGGCGAGCAGGAGCCCGTGCCGATCGGCAGCGTGACCTCGCTGCGCGCGGTGCACGCCTTCGACCCCGTCCCGGCCGGTCTCAGCCAGGAGGAGCGGACCAGGATCCTGGGCGCCCAGGCGGCACTGTGGACCGAGCACATCGACTCGCCCCGGCTCCTCGACTACATGGCCTTTCCCCGCCTGGCCGCCTTCGCCGAGGCGGTCTGGAGCGGCGGAGGCGACTTCGAGGACTTCCTCGCCCGGCTCGCCACCCACGAGAAGCGGCTCGACGCCCTCGGGGTGGAGTACCGCCCGGCCGGCGGCCCGCGCCCGTGGCAGCAACGCCCCGACGCCCCCGGCCATCCCGTCAGCAGAGCCGCGATCGACGACAAACTCGCCGCCTGGACCGCCAACCTGCGGCCCTGA
- a CDS encoding ABC transporter substrate-binding protein — MRFRLPLAGLLGLTVLAAGCGSSGETAADGKVTISYAIWDKNDQPSSEKIIAAFQQANPNVTVKLEVTPWEQYWTKLQTAASGGVTPDVFWMNSLNVRMYAKGGIIAPVEEPKAAGLPGAVVDGYRYDGKLYALPHHVSIPALWYNKQLFKEAGVEPPTADWTWDDVKAAAEKLTDPGKQQFGILAPMLNQVGYYNTMLQAGGQVISPDGKRSGFGDPASVQGLEFWTGLIEEKTAPAAEVYGDTDPIQLFQSGKYGMFYGGIWFASTYWADPAFRERIDVAPLPKGPAREAVILLGLANAVSAKTEHPKEAAAFAEFIASEQAQKIISDSAGGALSLRPGTQDGWFKAFPSFHLKETYDASMPHGVPYPVSLNTAQWQEAETRLLADAWAGKRPVADAAKEIAVQMNEILAKE, encoded by the coding sequence TTGCGTTTCCGCCTGCCCCTGGCCGGGCTGCTCGGCCTCACCGTGCTGGCCGCCGGCTGCGGCTCGTCCGGTGAGACCGCCGCCGATGGCAAGGTCACCATCAGCTACGCCATCTGGGACAAGAACGACCAGCCCAGCTCCGAGAAGATCATCGCCGCCTTCCAGCAGGCGAACCCGAACGTCACGGTGAAGCTGGAGGTCACCCCCTGGGAGCAGTACTGGACCAAGCTCCAGACCGCCGCCTCCGGCGGCGTCACGCCCGACGTCTTCTGGATGAACAGCCTCAACGTCCGCATGTACGCCAAGGGCGGCATCATCGCCCCCGTCGAGGAGCCCAAGGCCGCCGGGCTGCCGGGCGCGGTCGTCGACGGCTACCGCTACGACGGCAAGCTGTACGCCCTGCCGCACCACGTGAGCATCCCGGCCCTCTGGTACAACAAGCAGCTCTTCAAGGAGGCCGGCGTGGAGCCGCCGACCGCCGACTGGACCTGGGACGACGTCAAGGCCGCCGCCGAGAAGCTGACCGACCCGGGCAAGCAGCAGTTCGGCATCCTGGCGCCGATGCTCAACCAGGTCGGCTACTACAACACGATGCTCCAGGCCGGCGGCCAGGTGATCTCGCCCGACGGCAAGCGGAGCGGCTTCGGCGACCCCGCCTCCGTGCAGGGCCTGGAGTTCTGGACCGGCCTGATCGAGGAGAAGACCGCGCCCGCCGCGGAGGTGTACGGCGACACCGACCCCATCCAGCTCTTCCAGTCCGGCAAGTACGGCATGTTCTACGGCGGCATCTGGTTCGCCTCCACCTACTGGGCCGACCCCGCCTTCCGCGAGCGGATCGACGTCGCGCCGCTGCCCAAGGGGCCCGCGCGGGAGGCCGTCATCCTGCTCGGCCTGGCCAACGCCGTCTCGGCCAAGACCGAGCACCCGAAGGAGGCGGCGGCGTTCGCCGAGTTCATCGCGTCCGAGCAGGCCCAGAAGATCATCAGCGACAGCGCCGGCGGCGCCCTCTCGCTGCGCCCCGGCACCCAGGACGGCTGGTTCAAGGCGTTTCCCTCCTTCCACCTGAAGGAGACCTACGACGCCTCCATGCCGCACGGCGTGCCGTACCCGGTGTCGCTGAACACCGCGCAGTGGCAGGAGGCGGAGACCCGGCTGCTCGCCGACGCCTGGGCGGGCAAGCGGCCGGTGGCCGACGCCGCCAAGGAGATCGCCGTGCAGATGAACGAGATCCTCGCCAAGGAGTAA